In one window of Macadamia integrifolia cultivar HAES 741 chromosome 2, SCU_Mint_v3, whole genome shotgun sequence DNA:
- the LOC122091855 gene encoding chromatin assembly factor 1 subunit FAS2 isoform X2: MKGGTVQINWHGTKPVLTLDFHPQSGFLATGGADNDIKLWLVNSGEAQKEAPTASYQSSLSYHGSSVNVLRFSPSGEHLASGADGGELIIWKLHTTEVGQTWKVLKTLLFHRKDVLDLQWSTDGAYLVSGSVDNSCIIWDANKGSVHQILDGHIHYVQGVSWDPLGRYVASLSSDRTCRIYMNKPQAKTKGLEKMNYVCQHVISKVGQKLGDENKTSKHSLFHDETLPSFFRRLAWSPDGSFLLTPAGSYKFSPTSQSVNTTYIFPRKNLSRPALQLPGANKPVVAVRFCPIVFDLRDSKSDTYFKLPYRVVFAIATLNSVYIYDTQSVVPIALLAGLHYAAITDIAWSSDAKYLALSSQDGYCSLVEFASEELGLPVSLSDKKVTEESKNTSAQKLDGTANTPTNNDFVSTTNKVDTGGNKLKLASQSSLSTPVPSKTAKRRITPMVVDP, from the exons CTTTGGCTGGTAAATTCAGGTGAAGCACAGAAAGAAGCACCCACAGCTTCCTACCAAAGCAGCCTTTCTTACCATGGCTCTTCTGTAAACGTTCTGCGTTTCTCTCCTTCTG GGGAACATCTTGCTTCCGGAGCTGATG GAGGTGAGCTAATCATATGGAAGTTACACACCACAGAAGTTGGTCAAACATGGAAAGTTCTGAAGACATTATT ATTCCACCGCAAGGATGTCTTGGATCTGCAGTGGTCTACTGATGGTGCATATCTTGTTTCGGGATCTGTTGATAATTCTTGCATCATATGGGATGCTAACAAGG GTTCTGTCCATCAGATTTTGGATGGTCATATACATTATGTTCAAGGCGTTTCATGGGACCCCTTAGGTCGTTATGTTGCTTCGCTTAGTTCAGATAGAACTTGTCGGATTTACATGAATAAGCCTCAGGCCAAAACAAAAGGCCTTGAGAAGATGAATTATGTCTGTCAGCATGTCATTTCAAAGGTTGGACAGAAACTGGGAGATGAGAATAAG ACATCAAAGCATTCTCTGTTTCATGATGAGACATTGCCATCTTTCTTTCGAAGATTGGCCTGGTCTCCTGATGGATCTTTTCTACTTACACCAGCAG gttcgtacAAATTCTCACCCACATCACAGTCAGTAAATACTACATATATTTTTCCAAGAAAGAATCTTTCAAG GCCTGCATTACAACTGCCTGGTGCTAACAAACCCGTTGTAGCGGTACGCTTCTGTCCCATTGTTTTTGACCTGCGGGATTCTAAATCAG ACACCTACTTCAAGCTCCCATATCGAGTTGTATTTGCAATAGCAACTTTGAATTCTGTATACATCTATGATACACAAAGTGTCGTTCCTATAGCGCTGCTTGCTGGTCTTCACTATGCGGCCATAACAGACATTGCATG GTCATCTGATGCCAAGTATCTAGCGTTGTCGTCTCAAGATGGTTATTGTAGTCTTGTAGAATTTGCAAGTGAAGAATTGGGTTTGCCGGTCTCCCTTTCAG ATAAGAAAGTCACGGAAGAAAGCAAGAACACCTCAGCTCAAAAGCTGGATGGCACTGCAAATACTCCAACTAACAATGATTTTGTGTCCACGACAAACAAAGTAGACACAGGaggaaataaattgaaactagCATCACAAAGCTCTCTTAGTACTCCTGTCCCAAGTAAAACTGCTAAGAGGCGCATTACTCCCATGGTAGTTGATCCTTGA
- the LOC122091855 gene encoding chromatin assembly factor 1 subunit FAS2 isoform X1, whose product MKGGTVQINWHGTKPVLTLDFHPQSGFLATGGADNDIKLWLVNSGEAQKEAPTASYQSSLSYHGSSVNVLRFSPSGEHLASGADGGELIIWKLHTTEVGQTWKVLKTLLFHRKDVLDLQWSTDGAYLVSGSVDNSCIIWDANKGSVHQILDGHIHYVQGVSWDPLGRYVASLSSDRTCRIYMNKPQAKTKGLEKMNYVCQHVISKVGQKLGDENKTSKHSLFHDETLPSFFRRLAWSPDGSFLLTPAGSYKFSPTSQSVNTTYIFPRKNLSRPALQLPGANKPVVAVRFCPIVFDLRDSKSDTYFKLPYRVVFAIATLNSVYIYDTQSVVPIALLAGLHYAAITDIAWSSDAKYLALSSQDGYCSLVEFASEELGLPVSLSVDKKVTEESKNTSAQKLDGTANTPTNNDFVSTTNKVDTGGNKLKLASQSSLSTPVPSKTAKRRITPMVVDP is encoded by the exons CTTTGGCTGGTAAATTCAGGTGAAGCACAGAAAGAAGCACCCACAGCTTCCTACCAAAGCAGCCTTTCTTACCATGGCTCTTCTGTAAACGTTCTGCGTTTCTCTCCTTCTG GGGAACATCTTGCTTCCGGAGCTGATG GAGGTGAGCTAATCATATGGAAGTTACACACCACAGAAGTTGGTCAAACATGGAAAGTTCTGAAGACATTATT ATTCCACCGCAAGGATGTCTTGGATCTGCAGTGGTCTACTGATGGTGCATATCTTGTTTCGGGATCTGTTGATAATTCTTGCATCATATGGGATGCTAACAAGG GTTCTGTCCATCAGATTTTGGATGGTCATATACATTATGTTCAAGGCGTTTCATGGGACCCCTTAGGTCGTTATGTTGCTTCGCTTAGTTCAGATAGAACTTGTCGGATTTACATGAATAAGCCTCAGGCCAAAACAAAAGGCCTTGAGAAGATGAATTATGTCTGTCAGCATGTCATTTCAAAGGTTGGACAGAAACTGGGAGATGAGAATAAG ACATCAAAGCATTCTCTGTTTCATGATGAGACATTGCCATCTTTCTTTCGAAGATTGGCCTGGTCTCCTGATGGATCTTTTCTACTTACACCAGCAG gttcgtacAAATTCTCACCCACATCACAGTCAGTAAATACTACATATATTTTTCCAAGAAAGAATCTTTCAAG GCCTGCATTACAACTGCCTGGTGCTAACAAACCCGTTGTAGCGGTACGCTTCTGTCCCATTGTTTTTGACCTGCGGGATTCTAAATCAG ACACCTACTTCAAGCTCCCATATCGAGTTGTATTTGCAATAGCAACTTTGAATTCTGTATACATCTATGATACACAAAGTGTCGTTCCTATAGCGCTGCTTGCTGGTCTTCACTATGCGGCCATAACAGACATTGCATG GTCATCTGATGCCAAGTATCTAGCGTTGTCGTCTCAAGATGGTTATTGTAGTCTTGTAGAATTTGCAAGTGAAGAATTGGGTTTGCCGGTCTCCCTTTCAG TAGATAAGAAAGTCACGGAAGAAAGCAAGAACACCTCAGCTCAAAAGCTGGATGGCACTGCAAATACTCCAACTAACAATGATTTTGTGTCCACGACAAACAAAGTAGACACAGGaggaaataaattgaaactagCATCACAAAGCTCTCTTAGTACTCCTGTCCCAAGTAAAACTGCTAAGAGGCGCATTACTCCCATGGTAGTTGATCCTTGA